From Paraburkholderia hayleyella, a single genomic window includes:
- the ccmE gene encoding cytochrome c maturation protein CcmE translates to MRARYRRLAWVMGGVLTLGLVCALVLNAFRANVTFFVSPSQIAAGNLSAEQRFRLGGMVEAGSVQRSADGLTVRFIVTDTVKAIPVTYQGVLPDLFREGAGVVAQGRLDANGGFRADEVLAKHDEKYMPPEAAEAVRRARSSAANETRAPALDAARLTHEEPSK, encoded by the coding sequence ATGCGTGCTAGATACCGGCGTCTGGCCTGGGTGATGGGGGGCGTGCTGACGCTGGGGCTTGTCTGTGCGCTGGTGCTCAATGCGTTTCGCGCCAACGTGACGTTCTTCGTTAGCCCAAGCCAGATTGCCGCGGGCAATTTATCGGCTGAACAACGTTTTCGTCTGGGCGGGATGGTCGAGGCGGGTTCCGTGCAGCGCAGCGCGGACGGGCTCACCGTGCGCTTTATCGTGACCGATACCGTCAAGGCTATTCCGGTGACGTATCAGGGCGTGCTGCCCGACTTGTTCCGCGAAGGCGCGGGAGTGGTGGCGCAGGGCCGGCTGGATGCCAACGGCGGTTTTCGTGCTGATGAAGTCCTGGCCAAACACGACGAAAAATACATGCCGCCTGAAGCGGCCGAAGCCGTGCGCCGCGCACGTAGCAGCGCGGCCAACGAAACGCGTGCACCCGCATTGGATGCGGCACGTCTCACTCATGAAGAACCCTCGAAATGA